One Malassezia restricta chromosome III, complete sequence DNA segment encodes these proteins:
- a CDS encoding sphingolipid C9-methyltransferase yields MDATDIRALADDAVEKLSHTKNEADDLLSKKVSEANESFAPKAVVNESDRLDGTLSSKPVGVVPSPSNMPTHAINSSSTGLDHRADALREEVPGLNLPSKPVQTEPALAPGGKVRLTNSPAIKNAPLPAEGNGSFSNVHLALLILLGPAVLLRLLPFVKARWFGWTSYLFLVALLGVPIAIAYWTVASMCGPRVNEKVSLPNRPIEDYLDIQDPVLRQKYSGFTKIPMQIFWEAYFDGKIEVKGELLDVLEYRWDWAAMHFTPELFRYVLFKMLPDVLMHTERQDEEQIRDNYDRGNDFHEWFLGPLMVYTSGVISDPDREETLEELQENKMELVCSKLALKPTDRVLDIGCGWGTLAAFAAKNYGADVTGVTLAKEQAAFGNERLQKNGITPDKARILCEDYRDIPVQPGHYNKIVSLEMAEHVGIRHYAKFLRNVYDLLDDDGVMVFQVAGLRPRWQYWDLIWGLFMNKYIFPGADASCPLNWVIGQLERAGFEVRSCDVAGIHYSATIDRWLKNWKANEAKVKAKYGERLYRIWHFFLASSILIAREGGSSVFQIVVTKNLNATHRIEGVASHGGMLPRPNRGKWYQSVL; encoded by the coding sequence ATGGACGCTACCGACATCCGTGCTTTGGCAGACGATGCCGTCGAAAAACTATCGCACACAAAGAATGAAGCAGATGACTTGCTTTCCAAGAAGGTCAGCGAGGCGAATGAGTCATTCGCTCCCAAGGCAGTCGTGAACGAAAGTGACAGGCTTGACGGAACCCTGTCCAGCAAGCCTGTGGGTGTTGTGCCGTCGCCTTCGAATATGCCCACGCATGCGATCAACTCGTCTTCGACGGGTCTTGACCATCGTGCAGATGCATTGCGCGAGGAAGTGCCAGGCTTGAACCTACCATCGAAGCCGGTGCAGACCGAGCCAGCGCTTGCGCCCGGCGGCAAGGTGCGCCTGACCAACTCGCCGGCCATTAAGAatgcgccgctgcccgCCGAGGGCAATGGTAGCTTTAGCAATGTGCACCTTGCTCTGCTGATCCTGTTGGGCCCAgctgtgctgctgcgtTTGCTTCCGTTTGTGAAGGCGCGTTGGTTTGGATGGACGTCGTACTTGTTCCTGGTTGCTTTGCTAGGTGTTCCGATCGCTATTGCATACTGGACTGTTGCAAGTATGTGTGGTCCGCGCGTCAACGAAAAGGTCTCGCTGCCGAACCGCCCAATCGAGGACTACCTTGACATCCAAGATCCCGTGCTCCGCCAAAAGTACTCGGGCTTCACCAAGATTCCAATGCAGATCTTTTGGGAAGCATACTTTGACGGCAAAATTGAAGTCAAGGGCGAGCTACTTGACGTGCTTGAGTACCGCTGGGACTGGGCTGCGATGCACTTTACGCCGGAGCTTTTCCGCTATGTGCTGTTCAAGATGCTGCCCGATGTGTTGATGCACACCGAGCGCCaggacgaggagcagaTTCGCGACAACTACGACCGAGGCAACGACTTCCATGAGTGGTTCTTGGGACCACTGATGGTCTACACGTCGGGTGTGATTTCGGATCCGGACCGCGAGGAGACGCTGGAGGAGCTGCAAGAGAACAAGATGGAGCTGGTGTGCTCGAAGCTCGCCCTCAAACCAACAGATCGTGTGCTGGACATTGGATGCGGCTGGGGCACGCTTGCTGCCTTTGCAGCCAAGAACTACGGCGCAGATGTGACGGGTGTGACGCTGGCCAAGGAGCAGGCTGCCTTTGGCAATGAGCGTTTGCAGAAAAATGGTATCACGCCGGACAAGGCGCGCATTCTGTGTGAGGACTACCGCGATATTCCCGTGCAGCCCGGCCACTACAATAAGATTGTGTCGTTGGAAATggccgagcatgtcggTATCCGCCACTATGCCAAGTTTCTGCGCAACGTGTacgacctgctcgacgacgacggcgtcatGGTGTTCCAAGTAGCGGGTCTACGTCCACGCTGGCAGTACTGGGACCTGATTTGGGGTCTGTTTATGAACAAGTACATTTTCCCCGGCGCTGATGCCTCGTGCCCGCTCAACTGGGTTATTGGtcagctcgagcgtgccggCTTTGAAgtgcgctcgtgcgacGTCGCCGGCATCCATTACTCGGCCACCATTGACCGCTGGCTCAAGAACTGGAAGGCAAACGAGGCCAAGGTCAAGGCCAAGTACGGTGAGAGGCTTTATCGCATCTGGCACTTTTTCCTTGCCAGCTCCATTCTTATTGCACGTGAGGGCGGCTCAAGTGTCTTCCAGATTGTTGTGACCAAGAACCTCAacgccacgcaccgcaTCGAGGGCGTCGCCTCTCATGGCGGCATGTTGCCCCGCCCGAACCGTGGCAAGTGGTACCAGAGTGTGTTGTAG
- a CDS encoding peptidyl-prolyl cis-trans isomerase NIMA-interacting 1 yields MSSGWEVRFSNSRKLPYFYNAGTHTSMWELPEGVSEEQARALPGGHLLGEASQGNQPAQVRASHLLVKHRDSRRPSSWREANITRSKDEAIAQLRAFQDQLGAQPSVQAFAQLAEQFSDCSSARSGGDLGSFGRGQMQRPFEEAAFGLEVGQMSDIVDTDSGVHLVLRTA; encoded by the exons ATGTCGAGCGGCTGGGAAGTGCGCTTCAGCAACTCGCGCAAGTTGCCCTACTTTTATAATGCAGGCACACATACTTCCATGTGGGAGCTCCCTGAGGGCGTGTCGGAGGAGCAAGCTCGCGCTCTTCCTGGCGGACATTTGCTGGGCGAAGCATCACAGGGAAATCAACCTGCCCAGGTGCGTGCGAGCCATCTCCTGGTCAAGCACCGCGATAGCCGTCggcccagcagctggcGTGAGGCGAATATCACGCGCTCCAAAGACGAGGCGATAGCCcagctgcgtgcctttCAGGACCAGCTTGGCGCGCAGCCGAGTGTTCAAGCCTTTGCGCAATTGGCGGAGCAATTCTC TGACTGCTCGTCAGCGCGCTCGGGCGGCGATCTTGGCTCATTTGGTCGCGGTCAGATGCAGCGTCCATTTGAGGAAGCTGCCTTTGGCCTCGAGGTCGGCCAGATGAGCGACATTGTCGACACGGACAGTGGTGTCCACCTGGTCCTACGTACAGCCTGA
- a CDS encoding tRNA A64-2'-O-ribosylphosphate transferase — protein sequence MDLARQEEREAYKALRRENKDVWSRLASIAHDAQYVEDVRGACYPLPLVANLRCGAWYTDPAHLVSTAYFKSTDGHMHQWDFSLKRANLHLVHVIQSPDVDSALTGCLIIDSTRRGKRYPDALSKTVPIWCAVLNRASHRVHATPALIPALQVPLDQISQSEQAQIEARLDVWVDKLCASDLPVPRLAKPLHPVFVHAPHIPTLSSDVQHHVVLVSVSPSLPPPSFRTMHASYVQGAGDDHEAWAHGLTPRLFWRHKRQLMAPELQRDERIQLVCDIVKTEREQAGQVAWLSSHDTAIQIEGTPIFIQALPATHMFSERDRASYALIIHCAQPDTSPHVLGLGLDASKRGLNAFSAALPRVVDTVTDVLRKEAHGRGVLLCCTDGGQLSGAMVVAILAASFDRHRHFLGVGDDAYARLTQHRRQLSKDDTQRRLQWLTTSWMHASPSRAHLQRVNAYLLGPFRQVRLWT from the coding sequence ATGGACTTGGCACGTCAAGAAGAGCGCGAGGCATATAAAGCGCTGCGGCGTGAGAACAAGGATGTATGGAGTCGTCTGGCCAGCATCGCGCATGATGCGCAATATGTCGAAGACGTACGAGGCGCTTGTTATCCGCTGCCACTCGTCGCTAATTTGcgatgtggcgcatggTATACAGACCCAGCGCACCTGGTATCTACAGCGTATTTTAAATCAACAGATGGCCACATGCATCAGTGGGACTTTAGTCTGAAGCGCGCCAATTTGCATCTTGTGCATGTGATCCAGTCGCCAGACGTAGATTCCGCACTGACAGGCTGCCTGATCATTGATTCGACACGCCGCGGCAAACGATACCCAGATGCTCTCTCAAAGACTGTGCCTATTTGGTGCGCTGTACTAAATCGCGCATCACATCGTGTACATGCAACACCTGCACTCATACCAGCGCTACAGGTACCCCTTGATCAAATCTCACAAAGTGAACAGGCGCAGATCGAGGCGCGGTTAGACGTGTGGGTAGACAAGCTTTGTGCGTCCGACCTGCCTGTTCCACGCCTCGCCAAGCCATTACACCCTGTATTTGTACATGCACCACATATACCCACGCTTTCATCAGATGTTCAGCACCATGTCGTGCTGGTCAGCGTTTCACCTAGTTTGCCGCCTCCCTCATTTCGTACCATGCATGCATCGTACGTCCAAGGCGCCGGCGATGATCACGAAGCATGGGCGCATGGACTTACACCCAGGCTGTTTTGGCGACACAAGCGGCAGTTGATGGCACCCGAGCTGCAAAGAGACGAACGCATACAACTGGTATGCGATATCGTAAAGACAGAGCGCGAACAAGCTGGCCAGGTGGCTTGGTTGTCGAGTCATGATACCGCCATCCAAATTGAAGGAACTCCTATCTTTATCCAGGCACTtccagcgacgcacatgTTTTCTGAACGTGATCGTGCCTCGTACGCACTTATTATCCACTGCGCTCAGCCAGATACAAGTCCCCATGTCCTGGGCCTCGGTCTCGACGCTTCCAAGCGCGGGCTGAATGCGTTTTCTGCGGCTCTTCCGCGTGTCGTGGATACAGTCACAGATGTGCTGCGAAAGGAAGCACACGGCCGAGGCGTTCTCCTTTGCTGCACGGACGGGGGCCAGTTGAGTGGAGCCATGGTGGTAGCGATTCTCGCTGCCTCGTTTGACAGGCACCGGCACTTTTTGGGAGTGGGTGATGATGCATACGCTCGCCTTACCCAACACCGGCGCCAATTGTCCAAGGACGATACGCAACGGCGCCTACAGTGGCTTACGACCTCATGGATGCATGCATCACCGAGCCGAGCGCACTTGCAGCGGGTGAACGCCTACCTGTTAGGCCCTTTCCGCCAAGTGCGCTTGTGGACATAG
- a CDS encoding glycosyl hydrolase family 88, which yields MSQSMVHVDNTTIVLLVTLLALLLYARFCRQYNQPVLHPLILQRQSEASAVRMPNESASYRNVNAPLGLDLAMRPQRDTPTVATMLARGVEAGVPQVVRRVLDASMSNEEIRLQAAAFMSAVRTILHTDTPVIVVCGFVNSSHALTALLAPALIGGGARVLVLPPGMPPTSLPADVDEKDLAIVCLDAPLLPILAHARLIIANENSDVKGASYMTWDDVMGHATENEAPALPDVSRLTNAELDSLGANTFATFWDGERAWVSVSETSMTSGVTSWLSQFPADAIPQRGDLVLTDLMYARAAPATVYVTLLLSVLFTGTGIAMEPSTELIQNLRVLHPTLLFLSTYGAQCVEQSVWMPSTASPLWSLMRRMNMDLLRNGVLPKDRLLDRLVCKGVRHRVGLDHVRAAIITGDGCAAEQSLVDSLRLYLGVPVMHAYVPRRLESQGMSSMVTAPVCTSNMYDLQVFAPQLLRDDSARCLPASVGPPSVSLELKLVQDSPAVKAHAEAIERLRADGCDDPIGEVYVRGYTVSKTGHNDTRISPWHNTGDVALVRTNGTFVVVAPRGANEAGMMPNTITSTDASDTLIRQQTPRRVTRTTVMLTLLLCVSCVDAHGMKRSLHPQDQLMRRGEDHHVNTTMIDQAFSGIMSMQRASWEQGVLQSAVTEYYYPQWSVFKKPGHELYPKPKTLSIKDQPIDLLRLAMSSIDGQDSAGRLASVITGDESTGRGASMDSASCGEGVLVGAWIREGFPNNKPGARGMFGHAAQKQLEYLLHNVTRTPSGALSQRAGSSDPELWSDSAYMGPPFIAFYGLVTNNQTLVQMAFDQLRLQHKALARTEGTGRNLWHHIVRFPNARNKSDTQLIDARVWLTGNGWAAAGMLRVAAIISQSPWTDKMKDQYHQLLDWAEDIVSATYFFVDRGTGLMRNVVDNPKTFYDGSGSALMAYAAFRLGSMDEQRRDQIQWAENAYQTLSRALDPFSQFTNGIQTVNEMSSGEVGVTSTESLAFLILMSAARRDYYQGNTTGTGGAVDPPAPDSSAASVHVRTTVVACTLIAACMWVMVSSL from the coding sequence ATGAGCCAGTCCATGGTCCACGTCGATAATACGACGATCGTGCTTCTGGTCACGCTCCTAGCACTCCTGCTATATGCGAGGTTCTGCAGGCAATATAACCAGCCAGTTTTGCATCCTTTGATTTTGCAGCGGCAGTCGGAGGCGTCAGCAGTGCGTATGCCAAACGAGTCGGCATCGTACCGCAATGTGAATGCGCCTCTTGGCCTTGACCTTGCTATGCGTCCGCAGCGCGATACACCTACGGTAGCAACCATGCTCGCGCGGGGCGTGGAAGCTGGCGTGCCGCAGGTAGTCCGCCGTGTTCTGGACGCCTCCATGAGTAACGAGGAAATCCGCTTGCAAGCCGCCGCGTTCATGAGTGCGGTACGCACGATACTGCACACTGATACACCTGTGATTGTTGTGTGTGGCTTTGTGAATTCGTCACACGCACTGACGGCGCTGCTTGCGCCGGCATTGatcggtggcggcgcccGTGTCTTGGTCTTGCCACctggcatgccgccgacCTCGCTGCCTGCGGACGTGGACGAGAAGGATCTTGCGATTGTGTGCCTGGATGCACCGCTTCTCCCCATCCTCGCTCATGCGCGTCTCATAATTGCGAATGAAAATTCAGACGTCAAGGGTGCTTCGTACATGACCTGGGACGATGTAATGGGTCATGCGACAGAAAACGAAGCACCGGCCTTACCGGATGTCTCGCGACTCACCAATGCCGAGTTGGACAGTCTCGGTGCCAATACATTCGCGACGTTTTGGGATggcgagcgtgcgtgggTCTCTGTGTCAGAGACGTCGATGACGTCAGGTGTCACTTCATGGCTCAGTCAGTTCCCTGCCGATGCCATTCCACAGCGCGGCGACCTTGTGCTCACGGACCTAATGTatgcgcgcgctgctccCGCTACCGTGTACGTGACGTTGCTACTCTCGGTGCTGTTCACTGGAACAGGCATCGCCATGGAGCCATCTACAGAGCTCATTCAGAAtctgcgtgtgctgcatcCTACGCTGCTGTTTTTAAGCACATACGGCGCCCAGTGTGTCGAACAGAGTGTGTGGATGCCAAGCACCGCCTCACCCCTGTGGTCcctgatgcgccgcatgaaCATGGACCTACTACGGAACGGCGTTCTGCCTAAAGACCGCCTGCTTGACAGGCTCGTCTGCAAAGGTGTGCGCCATCGTGTGGGCCTCGATCATGTTCGCGCAGCCATCATCACAGGCGACGGCTGTGCGGCCGAGCAGTCGCTGGTAGACTCGCTGCGCCTGTATCTGGGTGTGCCGGTAATGCATGCCTATGTCCCACGCCGCCTTGAGTCACAAGGTATGTCAAGCATGGTTACAGCGCCGGTTTGCACATCCAATATGTATGATCTACAAGTGTTTGCGCCGCAGCTCCTGCGGGACGACTCGGCTCGATGCCTGCCAGCCTCTGTCGGCCCACCGTCCGTCTCGCTTGAACTAAAGCTCGTACAAGACTCGCCAGCGGTCAAGGCACATGCTGAAGCCATCGAGCGTTTGCGTGCCGATGGCTGCGATGATCCCATCGGTGAGGTGTATGTGCGTGGATATACCGTATCGAAAACAGGGCACAACGACACCCGTATTTCACCATGGCACAACACAGGGGATGTGGCGCTAGTGCGCACGAACGGGACATTTGTGGTTGTGGCTCCGCGAGGCGCGAACGAGGCAGGCATGATGCCTAATACCATTACGAGCACCGACGCAAGCGACACACTCATTCGACAGCagacgccgcgccgcgtcacgCGGACCACTGTGATGCTCACCCTCTTGTTATGCGTGAGCTgtgtcgatgcgcatggcatgaagcgctcgctgcatcCGCAGGACcagctgatgcgccgcggcgagGACCACCATGTCAACACAACGATGATCGACCAGGCATTTAGCGGTATcatgtcgatgcagcgGGCGTCTTGGGAGCAGGGCGTCCTTCAATCGGCAGTGACGGAATACTATTACCCACAGTGGAGCGTCTTTAAGAAGCCAGGCCATGAGCTGTATCCTAAGCCGAAGACGTTGTCCATCAAGGACCAGCCCATTGATCTGTTACGTTTGGCGATGTCAAGTATTGATGGCCAGGACAGTGCAGGCCGCCTTGCGAGTGTGATTACTGGTGACGAATCGacaggccgaggcgcctcgatgGACTCGGCGAGCTGTGGCGAAGGTGTGCTGGTGGGTGCGTGGATTCGTGAAGGTTTCCCCAATAACAAGCCAGGTGCCCGTGGTATGTttggccatgcagcgcagAAGCAACTCGAGTACTTGCTGCATAATGTGACGCGGACGCCTAGTGGCGCCCTGAGCCAGCGTGCGGGATCCTCGGACCCTGAGCTGTGGTCCGACTCGGCGTACATGGGGCCGCCGTTCATCGCCTTCTACGGTCTCGTAACGAACAACCAGACACTTGTGCAAATGGCGTTTGATCAGTTGCGATTGCAGCACAAGGCATTGGCGCGCACAGAGGGCACAGGCAGGAATCTGTGGCACCATATTGTTAGGTTTCCTAATGCGAGGAACAAGAGTGACACGCAGCTGATTGATGCGCGAGTGTGGCTCACTGGCAATGGTTGGGCCGCCGCGGGTATGCTGCGTGTCGCAGCCATTATATCTCAGAGCCCGTGGACGGACAAGATGAAGGATCAGTATCATCAGCTGCTGGATTGGGCGGAGGACATAGTGTCGGCCACCTACTTTTTCGTTGATCGCGGCACGGGCCTCATGCGCAATGTGGTGGATAACCCCAAGACGTTCTATGATGGAAGTGGCTCAGCTTTAATGGCGTATGCCGCATTTCGGCTCGGCAGCAtggacgagcagcgccgcgatcAGATTCAGTGGGCTGAAAATGCATACCAGACCTTGTCCAGGGCCCTAGACCCATTCAGTCAGTTTACGAATGGCATTCAGACCGTCAACGAGATGAGCTCCGGTGAGGTGGGTGTTACGTCGACCGAGAGCTTGGCCTTCCTTATACTAATgagcgccgctcgtcgtgaTTATTACCAGGGCAACACCACGGGCACAGGTGGCGCCGTTGACCCGCCAGCACCTGACTCGTCGGCTGCATCGGTTCACGTTCGCACCACGGTCGTAGCATGCACCCTGATCGCTGCCTGCATGTGGGTGATGGTCAGTAGTCTATAG
- a CDS encoding isocitrate dehydrogenase IDP1 produces MHCWGQPVRSLFQRSVPALLPTTSRVSQVAKMSSVSKIKVANPVVELDGDEMTRIIWKQIREDLILPFVDVDLKYYDLGIENRDKTDDRVTAESAEAIKKYKVGVKCATITPDEARVKEFNLKKMWLSPNGTIRNILGGTVFREPIILEKIPRPVPGWTKPICIGRHAFGDQYRCQNFVVPGPGKLTISYTPTDPNGDKINIDVFDYPEQGGVAMAMYNTTESITGFAHACFRIAIDKKMPLYMSTKNTILKAYDGKFKDIFQDLFDNQYKPEFDKLGIWYEHRLIDDMVAQAIKGNGGFVWACKNYDGDVQSDILAQGFGSLGMMTSELITPEGDMIESEAAHGTVTRHYREHQKGNETSTNSVASIYAWTRGLIFRGKLDNNQELIKFARALEEACVHSIDVDNVMTKDLALSIHGKNLKREHYVNTFEFLDHVKSVLVKKLQEQGLISHL; encoded by the exons ATGCATTGCTGGGGACAACCCGTTCGCAGCTTGTTCCAACGTTCTGTGCCCGCTCTCTTGCCCACGACTTCGCGAGTTTCTCAGGTAGCCAAGATGTCTTCGGTGTCAAAAATCAAGGTGGCTAACCCTGTCGTTGAGCTGGATGGTGACGAGATGACG CGCATCATTTGGAAGCAGATCCGCGAAGAT CTGATTCTCCCCTTCGTTGATGTCGATCTCAAGTACTACGACCTTGGCATCGAGAACCGTGACAAGACGGACGACCGTGTGACGGCCGAATCGGCAGAGGCCATCAAAAAGTACAAGGTGGGTGTCAAGTGCGCCACCATTACGCCTGACGAGGCTCGTGTGAAGGAGTTTAACCTCAAGAAGATGTGGCTCTCACCGAATGGTACCATCCGCAACATTCTCGGTGGCACCGTGTTCCGTGAGCCCATCATCCTCGAAAAAATCCCCCGCCCTGTCCCTGGCTGGACGAAGCCCATTTGCATCGGTCGTCATGCATTTGGTGACCAGTACCGCTGCCAAAACTTTGTCGTGCCTGGCCCCGGTAAGCTCACGATCTCGTACACCCCGACGGACCCCAACGGCGATAAGATCAACATTGATGTGTTTGACTACCCTGAGCAGGGTGGTGTGGCTATGGCCATGTACAACACCACCGAGTCTATCACGGGCTTTGCGCACGCCTGCTTCCGCATTGCCATCGACAAGAAGATGCCATTGTATATGAGCACGAAGAACACCATTCTCAAGGCCTACGACGGCAAGTTTAAGGACATTTTCCAGGACCTGTTCGACAACCAGTACAAGCCCGAGTTTGACAAGCTCGGTATTTGGTACGAGCACCGCCTCATCGATGACATGGTGGCTCAGGCGATCAAGGGTAATGGTGGCTTTGTGTGGGCCTGCAAGAACTATGACGGTGACGTGCAGTCGGATATCCTTGCTCAGGGCTTCGGCTCGCTGGGTATGATGACCTCAGAACTGATCACGCCTGAAGGCGACATGATCGAGAGTGAGGCTGCACACGGTACGGTGACGCGCCACTACCGCGAGCACCAGAAGGGCAACGAGACGAGCACGAACTCCGTGGCTTCCATCTACGCGTGGACGCGTGGCCTCATCTTCCGGGGTAAGCTCGACAACAACCAGGAGCTGATCAAGTTTGCCCGTGCTCTCGAGGAGGCATGCGTGCACAGCATTGACGTTGACAACGTGATGACCAAGGACCTGGCCCTCTCCATCCACGGCAAGAACCTGAAGCGTGAGCACTATGTGAACACGTTCGAATTTCTTGACCACGTCAAGTCGGTGCTGGTCAAGAAGCTTCAGGAACAGGGTCTGATTTCTCATCTCTGA
- a CDS encoding mitochondrial ornithine carrier protein yields MSAQAESPPTQGLNRATKDILFGSVAGMVSKVFEHPFDLVKVRLQTQPHEKPHYTGALDCFRKTIQHEGFRGLFRGVSMPLWGATLEDAALFFTYNQVQQALRWSRNLSESASLPMSDLAIAAAASGAMAGLVLTPIELIKCKMQVQMMGAVHQASTPATTNALGLISNTIRKEGVAGLWHGLSGTLLREVGGGIAWFLTFEFASQEFLRRRHSQAPLTKSDLSSLELATSGALAGICYNVSLFPADSVKSAMQTEHELRAQAGLAKATPTGFLQTLLNIYQTRGIRGLYAGVGVTCLRSAPSSAIVFLVYNKLEQAAERVGW; encoded by the exons ATGAGTGCGCAGGCCGAGTCACCGCCTACGCAAGGCCTAAATCGTGCGACCAAAGATATATTGTTTGGATCG GTAGCTGGCATGGTCAGCAAGGTGTTTGAGCACCCCTT TGATCTTGTAAAAGTACGACTACAAACACAGCCACACGAGAAACCCCATTATACCGGAGCATTGGATTGTTTTCGGAAAACGATCCAACATGAGGGATTTCGTGGTCTCTTTCGCGGCGTATCCATGCCCTTATGgggcgcgacgctcgaAGATGCAGCGCTCTTTTTCACATACAACCAAGTCCAGCAAGCATTGCGGTGGTCTAGAAACCTTTCAGAGTCCGCCTCTCTGCCCATGTCCGATCTGGCGATagctgccgctgcgtctgGTGCGATGGCGGGGCTCGTTCTGACTCCGATCGAGCTAATTAAATGCAAGATGCAAGTTCAGATGATGGGCGCTGTACACCAGGCATCCACCCCGGCGACGACCAACGCTCTCGGTCTGATTTCCAATACGATTCGCAAAGAAGGCGTGGCAGGCTTGTGGCATGGCCTATCTGGCACGCTTCTTCGCGAAGTGGGTGGTGGCATCGCATGGTTTCTTACGTTTGAGTTCGCCTCGCAGGAGTTTctgcgcaggcgccacTCTCAAGCGCCGCTCACTAAATCAGACCTGAGCAGCTTGGAACTGGCAACGAGTGGCGCACTCGCTGGCATCTGCTACAATGTGAGCTTGTTCCCTGCTGATAGTGTTAAATCAGCAATGCAGACCGAgcatgagctgcgcgcgcaAGCGGGACTCGCCAAAGCCACACCGACCGGATTTCTCCAGACGCTGCTTAACATATATCAGACGCGAGGCATCCGCGGCCTCTATGCGGGCGTGGGTGTGACTTGCCTACGGAGTGCGCCTAGCAGTG CTATTGTATT CCTTGTGTATAACAAACTGGAGCAGGCCGCCGAACGTGTGGGCTGGTGA
- a CDS encoding acid phosphatase, producing MDVRTSVASSSSVPLGRGEISSSLGWVPPPEQLDLLQVIYVLRHGERTPVRRRLTSAEPPLPHRWNLCHASQVFGQSVMQHTGSDVGLPHGKPHIPRRIEFTVHNDAPQTGEHGDCLLGELTDKGRKTMQHIGEALRARYFDAEHLLPPNLAKEDARSLYLRSTHMSRTIQSLEELVRGLVGPNAVSTPEILVRNTFDEDLLPNPRKCPKLGVLMQKFADLAVDVYNPRLAKYDDVVAPLDGGAAPRLNDGPRLSGLFDTMRSATAHGIQLPQSLENPELQTLMEHAVLDEWFGGYASRDPDERRQYRRMALGTFFESLCDTFARRATLGDADPRRMSILLGHDATLVGMTHMLDVCNHRWPAFGAGLGLELFRDRSSTEPVTAQHMPGYYVRCRYGDEELRLPGCQAPGKHWSGRPELCTLDAFREIVVDRLRHPQGLTIQQECTM from the coding sequence ATGGATGTAAGGacgtcggtggcgtcgtCCTCCTCCGTCCCCCTAGGGCGCGGCGAGATCTCGTCATCTCTTGGTTGGGTACCTCCGCCAGAGCAGTTAGACCTTCTTCAAGTCATTTATGTGTTGCGGCATGGTGAAAGAACACCCGTGCGTCGGCGGCTCACGTCCGCCGAGCCGCCACTACCGCACCGCTGGAATTTGTGCCATGCATCTCAGGTGTTCGGGCAGAGTGTGATGCAGCATACAGGCTCTGACGTTGGCTTGCCACATGGCAAGCCCCACATACCCCGCCGCATTGAGTTCACCGTGCACAACGATGCCCCCCAAACcggcgagcatggcgacTGTCTGTTGGGTGAGTTGACAGACAAGGGGCGCAAGACGATGCAGCATATCGGTGAGGCGTTGCGTGCGCGCTATTTCGATGCAGAgcatcttcttcctccGAACCTTGCGAAAGAAGATGCGCGTTCCTTGTATCTTCGGAGTACGCACATGAGCCGCACAATCCAGAGCCTCGAGGAGTTGGTCCGAGGGCTTGTTGGACCGAATGCCGTGTCTACGCCAGAGATTCTTGTGCGGAATACCTTCGATGAGGACTTGCTGCCTAACCCACGCAAGTGCCCAAAGTTAGGTGTATTGATGCAAAAGTTTGCTGACCTGGCCGTGGACGTCTACAACCCCCGGCTGGCTAAATATGATGATGTGGttgcgccgctggacgGGGGTGCTGCTCCGAGGCTTAATGACGGGCCACGACTAAGTGGGCTCTTTGACACCATGCGCTCCGCTACTGCGCATGGCATTCAACTGCCTCAGTCGTTGGAAAATCCAGAGCTGCAGACGCTTATGGAACACgctgtgctggacgagtGGTTCGGAGGTTACGCTTCCCGTGATCCAgatgagcggcggcagtaccgtcgcatggcgctgggtACGTTCTTCGAGAGCCTGTGTGATACCTTTGCTCGGCGTGCGACGTTGGGCGATGCGGACCCACGCCGCATGTCGATATTACTCGGTCACGATGCGACACTGGTCGGAATGACGCATATGCTGGACGTATGTAACCACCGGTGGCCAGCGTTTGGTGCAGGATTGGGCCTGGAGCTCTTCCGCGATCGCTCGAGCACCGAGCCAGTAACGGCGCAGCATATGCCTGGATACTATGTGCGGTGCCGCTATGGTGACGAGGAGCTCCGTCTGCCTGGATGCCAGGCACCTGGCAAGCATTGGAGCGGACGCCCTGAACTCTGTACATTGGATGCATTCCGCGAAATTGTGGTCGACAGATTACGGCACCCACAGGGACTAACGATACAACAGGAATGTACTATGTGA